The proteins below are encoded in one region of Delphinus delphis chromosome 4, mDelDel1.2, whole genome shotgun sequence:
- the TNFSF10 gene encoding tumor necrosis factor ligand superfamily member 10 isoform X2, translating to MALMQAPGGPSPGQTCALILIFTVLLQALCVAVTYVYFTNELKQFAETDCQRLMSGQQRGSGLPP from the exons ATGGCCCTGATGCAGGCTCCAGggggccccagccctgggcagacCTGTGCACTGATCCTGATCTTCACCGTGCTCCTGCAGGCCCTCTGTGTGGCCGTGACTTACGTGTACTTCACCAACGAGCTGAAGCA GTTTGCAGAAACTGATTGTCAGAGGCTAATGTCTGGGCAGCAGAGAGGGTCAGGGCTGCCACCTTGA
- the TNFSF10 gene encoding tumor necrosis factor ligand superfamily member 10 isoform X1, producing the protein MALMQAPGGPSPGQTCALILIFTVLLQALCVAVTYVYFTNELKQMQDKYSKSGIACFLKDDDSSWDASDDESMINPCWHLKWQLRQFVRKIILRTYEETIPSIPEKQQNIPHLEREKGPQRVAAHITGTNRKSTFSVLSSKNQKALGQKINSWESSRKGHSFLNNLHLRNGELVIHQTGFYYIYSQTYFRFQETEEVLGTVSTEENRKKNKQMVQYIYKCTSYPDPILLMKSARNSCWSKDSEYGLYSIYQGGIFELKENDRIFVSVTNEQLIDMDQEASFFGAFLIG; encoded by the exons ATGGCCCTGATGCAGGCTCCAGggggccccagccctgggcagacCTGTGCACTGATCCTGATCTTCACCGTGCTCCTGCAGGCCCTCTGTGTGGCCGTGACTTACGTGTACTTCACCAACGAGCTGAAGCAG ATGCAGGACAAGTACTCCAAAAGTGGCATAGCTTGCTTCTTAAAGGACGATGACAGTTCTTGGGATGCCAGTGATgacgagagtatgatcaaccccTGCTGGCATTTGAAGTGGCAACTCCGTCAGTTTGTTAGAAAG ATCATTTTGAGAACCTATGAGGAAACCATTCCTTCAATTCCAG aaaagcaacaaaatattcctcacctagaaagagaaaaaggtccTCAGAGGGTGGCTGCTCACATAACTGGGACCAATCGGAAAAGCACATTCTCAGTTCTAA GCTCCAAGAATCAAAAAGCTTTGGgccagaaaataaattcctgggaGTCGTCAAGAAAAGGACATTCATTCTTGAATAATTTGCACTTGAGGAATGGAGAGCTGGTTATCCACCAAACAGGGTTTTATTACATCTATTCCCAAACATACTTTCGATTTCAGGAAACTGAGGAGGTTTTGGGAACAGTTTCAAcagaagagaacagaaagaaaaacaaacaaatggtacAATATATTTACAAATGCACGAGCTATCCTGACCCCATACTGCTGATGAAAAGTGCTAGAAATAGTTGTTGGTCTAAAGATTCAGAATATGGACTCTATTCCATCTATCAAGGTGGAATATTTGAGCTTAAGGAAAATGATCGAATTTTTGTCTCTGTCACTAATGAGCAATTGATTGACATGGACCAAGAAGCCAGTTTTTTCGGGGCCTTTTTAATTGGCTAA